A single genomic interval of Romboutsia ilealis harbors:
- a CDS encoding YitT family protein: MEKRTHAKHIILILLGSLILSFGIYNLNYQNNITEGGVLGLLLLLKNLFNIELSVANLIIDTALLIMAYKFFGKQFLIYSIIATFSFSTFYEVFESIGPLIPVLNSKFIVTILSGLFVGVGVGIIVRNGAAAGGDDALAMVISKITSLNIGNVYMIGDVAVLMLSLTYLSVYDIFWSLIAVNISGRTIDFIYNFNKSKLVKV, translated from the coding sequence GTGGAGAAGCGGACGCACGCAAAACACATAATACTAATATTACTAGGATCATTAATATTATCATTTGGAATTTATAACTTAAATTATCAAAATAATATAACAGAGGGTGGAGTATTAGGACTTTTATTACTCTTAAAAAACTTATTCAATATAGAACTTTCAGTAGCAAATCTAATAATAGACACAGCCTTGCTTATAATGGCATATAAATTTTTTGGAAAACAATTCTTAATATATTCAATAATAGCGACTTTTAGTTTTTCAACATTTTATGAAGTCTTTGAATCTATAGGACCATTAATACCCGTGTTAAATAGTAAGTTCATAGTTACCATACTTTCAGGATTATTTGTAGGAGTTGGAGTAGGGATAATTGTTAGAAACGGAGCTGCAGCAGGTGGAGATGATGCTCTAGCTATGGTAATTTCTAAAATTACATCCTTAAATATAGGTAATGTTTATATGATAGGTGATGTAGCCGTATTAATGTTATCACTAACATATTTATCAGTATATGATATATTTTGGTCTCTTATAGCAGTGAATATAAGTGGGAGAACTATAGATTTTATATATAATTTTAATAAAAGTAAATTAGTAAAAGTATAA
- a CDS encoding MalY/PatB family protein yields the protein MNFNFDKIIDRSNNFSAKWSEMNKIFGTNTLLPMWVADMDFLTAPCIMDALKDRLEQGIFGYTTRPYSYNESIVNWLDNRFSWKIKQEWLMFSPAVITSISLLIQNLTQKNDKIMIQEPVYSPFHSIVESNERDLVISPLVKLDDGSYVMDYEDIEAKIKDVKIFILCNPHNPVGRVWTREELTRLGEICLKHNVLVISDEIHSDIILKNHKHTPFASISKEIEENTITCMAPTKTFNLAGLQSSFLVIPNPSHYEVMDKAFSRLDIKRNNAFSLVATEAAYNYGEDWLDELLKYIEDNIDFAIEYIKTNIPQLKVKKPEGTYLLWVDFNNLNVDEKDLKNALISKGRVALSDGSSFGIGGDGYYRINLACPRSMVLECLKRIEFAINSL from the coding sequence ATGAACTTTAATTTTGATAAAATTATAGATAGAAGTAACAACTTTTCAGCTAAATGGTCTGAGATGAATAAAATTTTTGGTACTAATACTTTACTGCCTATGTGGGTTGCTGACATGGATTTCTTAACCGCTCCTTGTATAATGGATGCTTTAAAAGATAGGCTTGAACAAGGAATATTTGGATATACAACTAGACCCTATTCTTATAATGAGTCTATAGTAAATTGGCTTGATAATAGATTTAGTTGGAAGATAAAACAAGAATGGTTAATGTTTAGCCCTGCAGTTATAACTAGCATTAGTTTATTAATACAAAATTTAACTCAAAAAAATGATAAAATAATGATTCAAGAACCAGTTTATAGTCCATTTCATAGTATCGTTGAGTCTAATGAAAGAGATTTAGTTATAAGCCCTTTAGTAAAATTAGATGATGGAAGCTATGTTATGGATTATGAAGATATAGAAGCTAAAATAAAAGATGTTAAAATCTTTATACTTTGTAATCCTCACAATCCAGTTGGTAGAGTTTGGACTCGTGAAGAACTAACTAGATTAGGTGAAATATGTTTAAAGCATAATGTCTTAGTTATATCTGATGAAATACATAGCGATATAATATTAAAAAATCATAAGCATACTCCATTTGCCTCTATTTCTAAGGAGATTGAAGAAAATACTATAACTTGTATGGCACCAACTAAAACTTTTAATTTAGCTGGCCTTCAAAGTTCTTTTTTAGTAATTCCTAATCCTTCTCATTACGAGGTTATGGATAAAGCTTTTTCAAGATTAGATATAAAAAGAAATAATGCATTTAGTTTAGTAGCAACAGAAGCGGCTTATAACTACGGTGAAGATTGGTTAGATGAATTACTAAAATACATAGAAGATAATATTGATTTTGCTATTGAATATATAAAAACTAATATACCTCAACTAAAAGTAAAAAAACCTGAAGGAACTTACTTACTATGGGTTGATTTTAATAACCTTAATGTAGATGAAAAAGATTTAAAGAATGCTTTAATAAGTAAAGGTAGAGTTGCATTAAGCGATGGATCTTCTTTTGGAATAGGTGGAGATGGCTATTATAGAATAAATTTAGCGTGTCCTAGATCTATGGTTTTAGAGTGTCTTAAGAGAATTGAATTTGCTATAAACTCTTTATAA
- the hcp gene encoding hydroxylamine reductase, with product MTSTMFCFQCQETAGCSGCTKFGVCGKSPDLARMQDLLIYTTKGLSEVTTRLREEGKEVSKDVNHLITINLFTTITNANFDDEVFYQRVKETLATKEDLLAKLDNKENLSEAALWNAVSNEEMDVKVNLLSKIKDAILGSGKEESNIDKILDEKSTKVGVLATKDEDIRSLRELIIYGLKGMSAYMKHANALGYDSEDINAFMQATLAKTLDDNLSIDELIALTLETGKVGVDGMALLDSANTGTYGHPEITKVNIGVRNNPGILVSGHDLKDLELLLKQTEGTGVDVYTHSEMLPAHYYPAFKKYSHFAGNYGNAWWKQKEEFESFNGPILMTTNCIVPPKDSYKDRIYTTGAAGFAGVKHIKGVSEDNKDFSEIIEQAKKCAPPTEIETGEIVGGFAHNQVFALADQVVDAVKTGAIKKFIVMAGCDGRAKSRNYYTDFALGLPKDTVILTAGCAKYKYNKLELGDINGIPRVLDAGQCNDSYSLALIALKLKEVFELEDINELPIAFNIAWYEQKAVIVLLSLLYLGVKNIHLGPTLPAFLSENVAKVLVENFGIGGITNVEDDLKMFLQ from the coding sequence ATGACAAGCACGATGTTTTGTTTTCAATGTCAAGAAACAGCAGGATGCAGCGGATGCACAAAATTTGGAGTATGTGGAAAATCACCAGATCTAGCAAGAATGCAAGATTTATTAATATATACAACAAAAGGATTATCAGAAGTAACAACAAGACTTAGAGAAGAAGGAAAAGAAGTAAGTAAAGACGTTAACCACTTAATAACTATAAACTTATTTACTACAATAACAAATGCAAACTTTGATGATGAAGTATTTTATCAAAGAGTTAAAGAAACTTTAGCAACTAAAGAAGATTTATTAGCTAAATTAGATAACAAAGAAAACTTATCAGAAGCAGCATTATGGAATGCAGTATCAAATGAAGAAATGGATGTTAAAGTAAACTTATTAAGCAAAATAAAAGATGCTATACTTGGAAGTGGAAAAGAAGAATCAAATATAGATAAAATATTAGATGAAAAATCTACTAAAGTTGGAGTACTTGCAACTAAAGATGAAGATATAAGAAGTTTAAGAGAATTAATAATATATGGATTAAAAGGTATGTCTGCATATATGAAGCATGCTAATGCATTAGGATATGATAGTGAAGATATAAATGCATTTATGCAAGCTACTTTAGCAAAAACTTTAGATGATAATTTAAGTATAGATGAATTAATAGCATTAACTTTAGAAACTGGTAAAGTTGGGGTAGATGGTATGGCTCTACTTGATAGTGCAAATACAGGAACTTATGGACATCCAGAAATAACAAAAGTAAACATAGGTGTTAGAAATAACCCAGGTATACTTGTATCAGGACATGATTTAAAAGACTTAGAATTATTACTTAAACAAACAGAAGGAACAGGAGTTGACGTATATACTCACTCAGAAATGTTACCAGCTCATTACTACCCAGCATTTAAAAAGTATTCTCACTTTGCAGGTAACTACGGAAATGCTTGGTGGAAACAAAAAGAAGAATTTGAAAGCTTCAATGGTCCAATATTAATGACTACAAACTGTATAGTGCCACCAAAGGACAGCTACAAAGATAGAATATATACTACAGGAGCAGCTGGATTTGCAGGTGTTAAGCATATAAAAGGTGTAAGTGAAGATAACAAAGACTTCTCAGAAATAATAGAACAAGCTAAAAAATGTGCTCCTCCAACTGAAATAGAAACTGGAGAAATAGTAGGTGGATTTGCACATAATCAAGTATTTGCACTTGCAGATCAAGTAGTAGATGCTGTAAAAACTGGAGCAATAAAGAAATTTATAGTAATGGCAGGATGTGACGGAAGAGCTAAATCAAGAAACTACTATACTGATTTTGCTTTAGGCTTACCAAAAGATACAGTAATACTTACTGCAGGATGTGCTAAATATAAATACAATAAATTAGAGTTAGGTGATATAAATGGAATACCAAGAGTATTAGATGCAGGTCAATGTAACGACTCATACTCATTAGCACTTATAGCACTTAAATTAAAAGAAGTATTTGAACTTGAAGATATAAATGAATTACCAATAGCATTTAACATAGCTTGGTACGAGCAAAAAGCTGTAATAGTGTTATTATCACTATTATACTTAGGTGTTAAAAACATACACTTAGGACCAACATTACCAGCATTCTTATCTGAAAATGTAGCTAAAGTTTTAGTTGAAAACTTTGGAATAGGTGGAATAACTAATGTTGAAGATGATTTAAAAATGTTCTTACAATAG
- a CDS encoding IS982 family transposase has product MLELNNYYIQELENLTDLFTNIFVIIDDIYNEIIPIGIRNRRNIKDSKLSDSEIITISIVGELLTIDSEKSFFSLLKREYKELFPRLGDRTRFNRTKRNLHLVISKIRGYISEFMQLYSNNVRVIDSMPIPVCEFGRARFSKCFKGEASYGRCASKKETYFGFKFHALTTVDGFLTDYVITPANIDDRNAVWDLCDKYRSISIIGDKGYINKRLTPELKSERDIDLLFLKRANSRDNYPREVRQLLFKVRRRIETSFSQLTEQLNLNKVKSKSMLGFITRTSIKVLAHNISFLINKLMRNDDSMAKIKRLVFG; this is encoded by the coding sequence ATGTTGGAGCTTAATAATTATTATATCCAGGAGTTAGAAAATTTAACAGATTTATTTACAAATATTTTTGTAATTATAGATGATATATACAATGAAATTATACCTATTGGTATAAGGAATAGACGTAATATTAAGGATAGCAAACTTTCAGATAGTGAGATAATCACTATTAGTATAGTTGGAGAACTTTTAACTATTGACTCAGAGAAATCATTTTTTAGTTTATTAAAAAGAGAATATAAAGAACTATTTCCAAGATTAGGAGATAGAACTAGATTTAATAGAACTAAAAGAAATTTACATTTAGTAATATCTAAAATAAGAGGATATATATCTGAATTTATGCAACTTTACTCTAACAATGTAAGAGTTATAGATAGTATGCCTATTCCTGTATGTGAATTTGGAAGAGCTCGTTTTAGTAAGTGTTTCAAAGGTGAAGCCTCCTATGGAAGATGCGCTTCTAAAAAAGAAACTTATTTCGGATTTAAATTTCATGCACTTACTACTGTAGATGGATTTTTAACTGATTATGTTATAACTCCAGCAAACATAGATGATAGAAATGCGGTATGGGATTTATGCGATAAATATAGATCTATCTCTATAATCGGAGATAAAGGATATATTAACAAAAGGCTAACGCCTGAATTAAAAAGTGAAAGAGATATAGATTTACTATTCTTAAAAAGGGCAAATAGTAGAGATAACTATCCAAGAGAAGTAAGACAACTATTATTTAAAGTTAGAAGAAGGATAGAAACTAGTTTTTCTCAATTAACAGAACAATTAAATTTAAATAAGGTTAAAAGTAAATCGATGCTAGGATTTATAACTAGAACCTCAATAAAAGTTTTGGCTCATAATATTTCATTTCTAATAAATAAATTGATGAGAAATGATGATTCTATGGCTAAGATAAAAAGATTAGTATTTGGTTAA
- the bilR gene encoding bilirubin reductase, long form gives MKLLESINVGSITLKNRVMFPPLTTGYEGRDGSITTQSISFYERLAKGGVSYIVIGDVSPINSFSPTPKLYDDSQIIGFNKLCDSIHKHDAKVAVQIFHPEYDCDAINNLFTSGDMKAVREKLHHDMKHFVNEVSEDALNDIINKMCNCAIRAQKAGVDIIQIHGDRLVGSLCSTILNKRNDKFGGTLENRTRFALQLVKSLKKAVPGMPIDYKFSVVTPERGKGGIDLNEAPIFAKWLEEAGVDMLHIAQANHTGNMADTIPPMGIQPYGFFVDIAAQIKKEVNIPVSTVGRIFNPKMAESILEADKVDIIGLGRTLLTDPDWVNKVKDNKFEDIRQCISCNKGCTDNIQNRKFLSCVLNAENGYEETRKITKAITKKKVVVVGGGPAGLEAARVASLKGHDVILFDENTSLGGQLNLACIPPRKNEIKRAIKFLTHSVCSQNVDLRLGKKVTQNDLLTLNPDAVLVAVGASNVIPNINGSNNPIVCDSWKILNGEQQVFGNIAVIGGGMVGCEVAEYLCSESKNKVSIIEMDNSIAKGESNTILPTLMNNFTKHNVKIYTNHKVNEIHKDYILCENDNNEIKIPCDYVVMAIGARPNEFDVDKLLENNIKVVKIGDCKDKASDIENAIKTAYDAANEI, from the coding sequence ATGAAACTTTTAGAATCAATTAATGTAGGAAGTATCACTTTAAAAAATAGAGTTATGTTTCCTCCTCTAACTACTGGATATGAAGGCAGGGATGGTAGCATAACTACTCAAAGTATTAGTTTTTATGAAAGATTAGCTAAGGGTGGTGTTTCATACATTGTAATAGGTGATGTATCCCCTATTAATAGCTTCTCTCCTACTCCAAAATTATATGACGATAGTCAAATAATAGGTTTTAACAAATTATGTGATTCAATACATAAGCATGACGCAAAAGTAGCTGTTCAAATTTTCCATCCAGAATATGATTGTGATGCAATAAATAACTTGTTTACTAGTGGAGATATGAAAGCTGTTAGAGAAAAATTACATCATGATATGAAACACTTTGTTAATGAAGTTAGTGAAGATGCTTTAAATGATATTATAAATAAAATGTGCAATTGTGCAATTCGTGCCCAAAAAGCCGGAGTTGATATAATTCAAATACATGGTGATAGATTGGTAGGTTCATTATGTAGTACTATTTTAAATAAAAGAAATGATAAATTTGGTGGTACCTTAGAAAACCGAACAAGATTTGCACTACAACTTGTAAAATCATTAAAAAAAGCTGTTCCTGGTATGCCTATTGATTATAAGTTTTCAGTTGTCACACCTGAAAGAGGCAAAGGTGGAATAGATTTAAATGAAGCTCCTATATTTGCTAAATGGTTAGAAGAGGCTGGTGTTGATATGCTTCACATAGCTCAAGCAAACCATACTGGTAATATGGCAGATACTATTCCTCCTATGGGTATTCAACCATATGGATTCTTTGTTGATATAGCAGCTCAAATAAAAAAAGAAGTAAATATTCCAGTTAGTACAGTTGGTAGAATATTTAATCCTAAAATGGCTGAAAGTATTTTAGAAGCTGATAAAGTAGATATAATAGGACTTGGTAGAACTTTACTTACTGATCCTGATTGGGTAAATAAAGTAAAAGATAATAAATTTGAAGATATACGCCAATGTATATCTTGTAATAAAGGATGTACTGATAATATTCAAAATCGTAAATTTTTAAGTTGCGTACTAAATGCTGAGAATGGATATGAAGAAACTAGAAAAATTACCAAGGCTATAACTAAGAAAAAAGTTGTGGTTGTAGGAGGAGGACCTGCTGGTCTTGAGGCAGCTCGTGTTGCAAGCTTAAAGGGCCATGATGTTATTTTATTTGATGAAAATACATCTCTAGGAGGTCAATTAAACTTAGCATGTATACCTCCTAGAAAAAATGAAATTAAAAGAGCTATTAAGTTTCTAACTCATTCAGTATGTTCTCAAAATGTAGATTTAAGACTTGGTAAAAAAGTAACTCAAAACGATTTATTAACTTTAAATCCAGATGCTGTATTAGTTGCTGTAGGAGCAAGTAATGTTATACCAAATATAAATGGATCTAACAATCCAATAGTATGTGATTCATGGAAAATACTAAATGGAGAACAACAAGTATTTGGTAATATCGCTGTTATTGGCGGAGGTATGGTAGGTTGTGAAGTTGCTGAATACTTATGTAGTGAATCTAAAAATAAAGTTTCTATAATTGAAATGGATAATAGTATAGCTAAAGGTGAAAGTAATACTATACTTCCTACATTAATGAATAATTTTACTAAACATAATGTAAAAATATATACTAACCATAAAGTAAATGAAATACATAAGGATTATATACTTTGTGAAAATGATAATAATGAGATTAAAATTCCTTGTGATTATGTTGTTATGGCAATAGGTGCAAGACCTAACGAATTTGATGTTGATAAATTATTAGAAAATAATATAAAAGTAGTTAAAATAGGCGATTGCAAAGATAAAGCGTCTGACATAGAAAATGCTATAAAAACTGCTTATGATGCTGCTAACGAAATATAA
- a CDS encoding cation-translocating P-type ATPase — protein sequence MKLNKNINNIQNKDILQGLSKDEVDKRIKEGNYNKAIDSVSKTTQEIVIDNVFTFFNLLNLVLAILIIIVKSYENALFMGIVISNTVIGIIQEVRAKKTIDKLSLVSASKAKVIRESKEVEVNTEDIVLDDIIKFSSGDEISVDSIVLQGSVEVNESLLTGEVDEILKVEGDTLLSGSFIVSGTCYAKADKVGEHSYASKITKEVKKRKKVNSEIMKSLDKIIKYIAIIIVPIGLILFLKQMYVLNYGFKKSIVSTVAAIIGMIPEGLYLLTSISLAVSVIRLGKRKILVQELHCIETLARVDMICLDKTGTITEGKMEVREIIILDDKYNDENINKIIGAITHTLDDENSTFNSLRRYFKENPNWEYKNKVPFSSERKWSGVSFKEEGSFVIGAPEFVLNEKYISIKNKVEEYSSKGYRVLLLSKYNKYLANDKLDDDIEKIALIIIEDKIRDNVEKTFEFFEKQGVKIKVISGDNPVTVSEIAKTAGIKNADKYVDASTLNNKDDINIAVDKYTVFGRVRPEQKREIINSLKEKGHTVAMTGDGVNDVLALKDSDCSIAMASGSDAARRTSQLVLTDSNFKSMPSVVKEGRRVINNIEKSASLFLVKTIYSFLLSILYLIIMKPYPFVPIQLTLISTLTIGIPSFFFALESNNNRIKKGFLRNIIKRALAGALTIVINILCVVFISYKINIPQSQVSSISAILTGFTGLVILYRVSIPFNSQRKLLFAFMTILFFSIVILFGERLMIYRLSFVQIVILAIFMIITPITIKIISSIIDKIKILNRE from the coding sequence ATGAAGCTTAATAAAAATATAAATAATATACAAAATAAAGATATCCTTCAAGGTTTATCAAAAGATGAAGTAGATAAACGCATAAAAGAAGGTAATTATAATAAAGCTATAGATAGTGTTTCAAAAACAACTCAGGAGATAGTAATAGATAATGTATTTACCTTTTTTAACTTATTAAATCTTGTACTTGCAATACTTATAATTATTGTAAAATCCTATGAAAATGCATTATTTATGGGAATAGTAATATCAAACACTGTGATAGGTATAATACAAGAGGTAAGAGCTAAGAAAACTATAGACAAATTGTCCTTAGTATCAGCATCTAAGGCAAAGGTAATAAGAGAATCTAAGGAAGTTGAAGTAAATACGGAAGATATAGTATTAGATGATATTATAAAGTTTTCAAGTGGAGATGAAATAAGTGTAGACTCTATAGTTTTACAGGGAAGTGTAGAAGTAAATGAATCTTTACTAACTGGAGAAGTCGATGAAATATTAAAAGTAGAAGGAGATACATTATTATCAGGAAGTTTTATAGTATCAGGTACTTGTTATGCAAAAGCAGATAAGGTAGGAGAACATAGCTATGCATCTAAAATAACAAAAGAAGTAAAAAAGAGAAAAAAAGTAAACTCTGAGATTATGAAATCTCTTGATAAAATAATTAAATATATAGCAATAATTATAGTTCCAATAGGATTGATACTGTTTCTTAAACAAATGTATGTATTAAATTATGGATTTAAAAAATCTATAGTAAGTACAGTTGCCGCAATTATAGGTATGATTCCAGAGGGACTTTATTTACTTACAAGTATATCTTTAGCGGTATCAGTTATAAGATTAGGAAAACGAAAAATATTAGTTCAAGAGCTTCATTGTATAGAAACTCTAGCTCGTGTGGATATGATATGTCTTGACAAAACAGGGACAATAACAGAAGGTAAAATGGAAGTTCGAGAGATTATAATACTAGATGATAAATATAATGATGAAAATATAAACAAGATAATAGGAGCGATAACTCATACATTAGATGATGAAAATTCAACTTTTAATTCACTTAGAAGATATTTCAAAGAAAATCCAAACTGGGAATACAAAAATAAAGTGCCTTTTTCATCTGAAAGAAAATGGAGTGGTGTTTCTTTTAAAGAAGAAGGAAGTTTTGTAATAGGTGCACCCGAATTTGTATTAAATGAAAAATATATAAGTATAAAAAATAAAGTAGAAGAATATTCATCAAAAGGATATAGAGTGCTTTTATTATCTAAGTATAATAAGTATTTAGCTAATGATAAATTAGACGATGATATAGAAAAAATCGCACTTATTATAATAGAAGATAAAATACGTGACAATGTAGAAAAAACATTTGAATTCTTTGAAAAGCAAGGAGTTAAAATAAAAGTAATATCTGGAGATAATCCTGTTACGGTATCAGAAATAGCAAAAACTGCAGGTATTAAAAATGCAGATAAATATGTAGATGCTTCAACTCTTAACAACAAAGATGATATAAATATAGCAGTAGATAAGTATACTGTATTTGGAAGGGTAAGGCCAGAACAAAAAAGAGAGATTATAAATTCTCTTAAAGAGAAAGGTCATACAGTAGCTATGACAGGTGATGGAGTAAACGATGTATTAGCTCTTAAAGATAGTGATTGTAGTATAGCTATGGCATCAGGTAGTGATGCAGCCCGTAGAACATCACAGCTTGTACTTACGGATTCGAATTTTAAATCTATGCCTAGTGTTGTAAAGGAAGGACGTAGGGTTATTAATAATATAGAAAAAAGTGCATCATTATTTTTAGTTAAGACTATATATTCATTTTTACTTTCTATATTATATCTTATTATAATGAAACCTTATCCATTTGTACCGATACAATTAACGCTTATAAGTACATTGACTATTGGGATACCTTCATTTTTCTTTGCGCTTGAATCTAATAACAATAGGATAAAAAAAGGATTTTTAAGAAATATAATAAAAAGAGCGCTAGCAGGGGCATTGACTATAGTAATAAATATATTATGCGTTGTATTTATATCATATAAAATAAATATACCTCAGAGTCAAGTATCAAGTATATCTGCTATATTAACTGGATTTACAGGTTTAGTTATTTTGTATAGAGTAAGTATTCCGTTTAATAGTCAAAGGAAACTTTTATTTGCATTTATGACGATATTATTTTTCTCAATTGTAATATTATTTGGAGAAAGATTAATGATATATAGACTGAGTTTTGTACAAATTGTTATATTAGCAATCTTTATGATAATAACACCTATAACTATAAAAATTATATCTAGTATTATAGATAAGATAAAAATACTAAATAGGGAATAG
- a CDS encoding methyltransferase: MKEKYYEELLNIKTTGDQSWDETKKCYHPYEPTPYFALDKLFENYHINENDSVIDFGCGKGRLNFYLNYNYRCNVLGIEMDENFYNQCMENKKEYLKNNKREDDKINFLCTLAQEYEIGDKDNKFYFFNPFSVHIFMKVVENILISFENNARKIDIILYYPSDDYIYYLENCTPFMQIEEVRLDALYRSDNQERFLVYELSYY; encoded by the coding sequence ATGAAAGAAAAATATTATGAAGAGCTACTTAATATAAAAACTACGGGAGATCAAAGTTGGGACGAGACTAAGAAATGTTATCATCCATATGAGCCAACGCCTTATTTTGCACTAGATAAATTGTTTGAAAATTACCATATAAATGAAAATGATTCTGTAATTGATTTTGGTTGTGGAAAAGGACGACTTAATTTTTATTTAAATTATAATTATAGATGTAATGTTTTAGGTATAGAAATGGATGAAAATTTTTACAATCAATGTATGGAAAATAAAAAAGAGTATTTGAAAAATAATAAAAGAGAAGACGATAAAATTAATTTTTTATGCACTTTAGCCCAAGAATACGAAATAGGTGATAAAGATAATAAATTTTATTTCTTTAATCCATTTTCTGTTCACATATTTATGAAGGTCGTAGAAAATATATTAATATCATTTGAAAATAATGCTAGGAAGATAGATATAATACTTTATTATCCATCTGATGATTATATATATTACCTAGAAAATTGTACACCATTTATGCAAATCGAAGAAGTTAGATTAGATGCTTTATATAGAAGTGATAATCAAGAAAGATTTTTAGTTTATGAGTTAAGTTATTATTAA
- a CDS encoding helix-turn-helix domain-containing protein → MTYKDSYYVNRINFNNIKSKQIKSNEYYKILFIFEGNCEIKWGYKSQDGNKDSIILISPNNSIEVVLKLNQTITIYELVITTELLNILSDEDVNLAKSFNSVPFGCNVVNANTETTMLIKNILKKLYRSKENKHEFAESIYIKSMLSIVVVMILRSCIYAQSKQKIKRNTPFLIDDIFAYISNHITEEISLDCLEREFYVSKFHISREFKKLTGTTLHKYIIKAKLDLCKKLIEEGKSITDIAQICNLGSYNNLFRVFKKEFGITPKEYYNEIKKYK, encoded by the coding sequence ATGACATACAAAGATAGCTATTATGTAAATAGAATTAATTTTAATAATATAAAAAGTAAGCAAATTAAATCAAATGAGTATTACAAAATATTATTTATATTTGAAGGTAATTGTGAAATTAAATGGGGATATAAATCTCAAGATGGAAATAAAGATAGTATTATTTTAATAAGTCCTAATAATAGTATTGAAGTTGTATTGAAATTAAATCAGACAATTACAATTTACGAGTTGGTTATTACCACTGAGTTATTAAATATATTATCTGATGAAGATGTTAATTTGGCTAAAAGTTTTAATAGTGTACCTTTTGGATGTAACGTAGTAAATGCAAATACTGAGACAACAATGTTGATTAAAAATATATTAAAAAAACTATATAGGTCAAAAGAAAATAAACATGAGTTTGCAGAGAGTATTTATATTAAAAGTATGTTATCAATTGTTGTTGTAATGATACTTAGATCATGCATATATGCACAGTCAAAACAAAAAATTAAAAGAAATACGCCGTTTCTTATTGATGATATATTTGCATATATAAGTAATCATATAACAGAAGAGATTTCATTAGATTGCCTAGAAAGAGAATTTTATGTAAGTAAATTTCATATATCTAGGGAATTTAAAAAATTAACTGGAACAACACTACATAAATATATAATAAAAGCTAAATTAGATTTATGTAAAAAGCTTATAGAAGAAGGTAAGTCAATTACTGATATAGCACAAATTTGTAATTTAGGAAGCTATAATAATTTATTTCGTGTTTTTAAAAAAGAATTTGGGATTACCCCTAAAGAATACTATAATGAAATAAAAAAATATAAGTGA